One Olleya sp. Hel_I_94 genomic window, CTGGACCAGGAAAATACATGTCAGGACTTAACGTTGCAAAAATGATAAAATCTATATCATCCTTATCTATTCCTGCACGTTCTATTGCTTGTTTGGCAGCTTTTACTCCCATTGTTGCAGTGGTGTCACCAGAGCCTTCTTTTACCCAACGTCTTTCTTTTATTCCAGTACGTTCTGTAATCCACTCATCATTAGTATCCATCATTTTGGATAAATCCGCATTTGTGACGATGTTGTCAGGTACATATTTACCTAAACCAATAATTTTTGAATTGTACATTAATTTTAATTTTATTAATTCTAAGCTATTTTTCTGTTTAAAAAAAATAGTATCGCAATTTACTGCTTTCATAAATAACGAATTCACAATTATTTTTTATTCGTTATGCATGCATAATACTTTTATGATTATTTTAAATGTCATCTTGTCACCTTTCAGCAATTGGCATTTTTGTTGTCTATTACCTAATCAGAAATTAATAGAAGGGTTTCGCTTAAGCGGAACTTAAAAAAATAAACATAAAATCATGGCAAAAGGAAATATTAACGTTTCAGTAGAAAACATTTTTCCGTTAATCAAAAAATTCTTGTACAGTGATCACGAAATCTTTTTACGTGAGCTAATCAGTAACGGAACCGACGCAACATTAAAATTAAAACATTTAACTAGTATTGGAGAGTCTAAGTCTGAGTACGGAAACCCAATAATTGAAGTTAAGATTGATAAAGAAGGTAAAAAACTTCATATTATCGATCAAGGTTTAGGGATGACAGCAGACGAGGTTGAAAAATACATCAACCAAGTGGCTTTTTCTGGTGCAGAAGAGTTTTTAGACCAATATAAAGATAGCGCTAAAGATTCTGGAATTATCGGACACTTTGGTTTAGGATTTTACTCAGCATTTATGGTTGCTGAAAAAGTTGAAATCATTACAAAATCTCATAAAGAAGGGACTACTGCTGCACATTGGACGTGTGATGGTTCGCCTGAGTTTACTTTAGAACCACATGATAAGACTGACAGAGGTACTGAGATTATCTTACATATTGCAGAAGACTCTACCGAGTTTTTAGAAGAAGCACGTATTAGCAGCTTACTATATAAATATAACAAGTTTATGCCTATTCCAATCAAATTTGGAACTAAAGAAGTAAACGATCCTGACCACAAACCAGAAACGACTACAGATGCTGAAGGTAAAGAAACGACTGAACCTCAGAAAAAAATTACTGTAGACAACATCATTAACAACCCTAATCCAGCTTGGACTAAACAACCAACCGAATTAGAAAACGAGGATTACAATAACTTTTATAGAGAGTTATATCCATCTCAATTTGAAGACCCATTATTCCATATTCATTTAAATGTGGATTATCCGTTCAACTTAACAGGTATTTTATACTTCCCTAAGATGACTCAGGATATGGCTATGCAAAAGGATAAAATTCAGTTATACCAAAACCAAGTTTACGTAACAGATAACGTAGAAGGGATTGTACCAGAGTTTTTAACTATGCTACGTGGTGTGATTGACAGTCCAGATATTCCGTTAAACGTATCTAGAAGTTACTTACAAGCAGATGGAGCAGTTAAAAAAATTAGCTCGTACATTACACGTAAAGTAGCAGACAAACTTAAATCACTATTTAATAATAATCGTGAGGAGTTTGAAGCTAAATGGAATGACATTAAAATTGTTATCGAATATGGAATGTTATCTGAGGACAAGTTTTTTGACAAAGCAGATGCTTTTGCATTATACCCAACCGTAGATGGTAAATATTACACTTACGAGGAATTATACAATGCTATCAAAGCAAAACAAACAGATAAAGACGGTAAATTAGTAATCCTTTACACAAGTAACCAAGATGAGCAACACAGCTATATTGAAGCTGCTAAAGACAAAGGTTACGAAGTTTTATTATTAGATAGTCCGATTGTTTCGCATTTAATGCAAAAATTAGAATCTACTAAAGAAAACATCACCTTTTCTCGTGTAGATGCCGATAGTGTTGACAAATTAATTGCTAAAGACGAAACTGTAATCTCTAAGTTAGACGAAGACCAAACTAAAGCTTTAGATGCGTTATTAAAAGACGTAATCCCATCAGAAAAGTTTATGGTACAGTTAGAGCCAATGGATAGCAATGCAACACCATTTATGATAACACAACCAGAATTTATGCGTCGTATGAAAGAGATGCAAGCGTCTGGTGGTGGAGGCGGAATGCAAATGTTTGGTAACATGCCAGAAATGTATAACCTTGTGGTTAATACAAACTCTGACTTAGTTAACGAGATTTTAAATACCGAAGCTAAAGACAAACAAGCGCATTTAATCACGCAAAGTTTAGACTTAGCACGTTTATCTCAAGGTCTTTTAAAAGGAAAAGAATTATCAGACTTTATCAAACGTAGCTACGAGTTACTAAAGTAAATCACATAATTATATCGCTTACGCGGAAATTAAAAACCACCTGTAATAGGTGGTTTTTTTATGCTTGAATATCTCGTTTTTAAAAACTAACTTCGTTATAAATCAATAACATAACAATATCAATCAATCAACTAATCAATCAAAAAATCAATCCAACATGAAACAGGTTCTCTTATTAGCTTATGTACTTCTTATTGTAAGTTGTAATAACACAAATACACCACCCGAAATATTAAAACAAGACCATAATGTTTCAACTAGTAACAACAAAATTAAAGTCTTAAACTTTGGAAGCTTCCATTTTGGAGAAACCACAGATGCTAACAGTACAGATTTTGATGAGACTAGTCCTGAAGCCCAAAAACAAATAAAACAAATTGCGCAAATGCTAGCAGCATTTAAACCTACCATTATTTGTGTAGAAAATTTACCAAGCTTAAATGATGCCTTAAATAAAGACTATCAAGCGTTTCTTAAAAACCCAGACCAACTAGACACTAGTTTTGGCGAAACTAGTATGATTGGTTTTGAAGTAGGACGCTTAAATGCAGTTAGCAAACTATACGGAATTGACAATCACATGGGTTATAATTATAGCGTTGGCGATTTTTTTGAATCCAGTCCAGACTATACAAACGCTATAGACCCAAAAACCTATCTACAACTAACTAATCAGCCATTTAAAGATTATCCTGAAATGGCTAAACGTGATCAAAATTATAAGACGATGTCTGTTTTAGAAAAACTAAAATTAATTAACGAGCCTTTACAACTGGATCAATCCATTGTTGCTAACGCAGACAAATTACTATATGTTGGTACTGAGGATAATTTTGAAGGCGCAGATAATGCTGCTAAATTTTATCATAGAAACATGAAAATATATTCTAATTTAAATAGAATACCAATGACTAAAACGGATAGGGTTTTTATAATCATGGGATCTGCACACACAGCGTTTTTAAGAGAATTTATAAACAGAAGTCCAAAATTTGAAATGGTCAATACTTTAGAGTATTTAAAATAATGCAACACTGATTAATAATAAAGCCACGAGTACAAGTATAATTTTTCATGCTTTGATAGTGTCATAAAAATTACCGAACTTCGTTTTACTTATATATAAGCTATCAAGCCAATTACTTATTCCAAGAAAATATTTAAATGAAAAAATTCTTATTAGTCTTATTATATCTTTCAATAACTATAGGATACGGTCAAACTAAATTTGAAACACTTTTAAACGACGCAAAAACAGAATTTAAAAGAATAGAAAGTCTAGATAGAGAAGCTTATGACCAGGTCAATTTTAATCATATTGCAGATTGGCTTGAGCAAGCCATTTTAATTAAACCAAATCATCCAGAAGCAAGATATTATTTAGGATATACGTATAGTCGTATTAACGCTAAAGATGGTCGTGGTGCACTAGATATGGATTTAAACTTATTATTAAAAACTAGTAATCAATTAGAAAAAGTAATACAATTAACACCCAAATATACAGGTAAAATAATTGCATTAAATCCGTATTACAAAATTGGAGCAGAATGGGGAACAATGGGAATGAAGTACTTATTTGAACAAAAAAAAGATTCTGCAATATGGGCTTTTAAAGAAGGCCAAAAAAGAGGTGGTTTTAGTAAGTACACCCTTAAAACGCATCAGCAAATTTTAAAAAACTGCGATAAAAACGCCTTACTTATTTCATCTGGAGATATGTCTACCTTACCTTTATATTATCTACAAACTGTTAAAAAATATAGAAATGACGTTATCATAATAGATGTAGGTTTACTAAATACAAATTGGTATCCTAGATTTCTTTCTAAAAATAACAACTCCCTTTTTGATATACCTAATAAAGCATTAGATTCCATAAATTATATAAAATGGGATAACCAAAAAGTCACCATAAACAATGCACAATGGACTGTCACTTCAAGTTATGATGGCTATTTATTACGAGGAGACAGGTTATTATTAAGCATATTAAAGCAAAATCAATTTAAAAAAAGTGTCTACTTCACTAAAGGGTTTGATCCAAAAGGCTATTTAGGATTAAACACTTTTTTGAATTCTGAAGTTTTATTAGATAAAGTAACTTTCAAAAATAAAAAACAAGACTTTAATCAATACCTAAAAACAATAACCAATCTATTAAGTGTTACTAAACTTATTGATTTAAACATTCCGAAAGAGCATGACATCATTGAGTTTTACAGGTACGAAATATTAACTAAAATCAAAGATTTAGTAGATAATAACCAAAAAGACAAAGCAAAACAAGTATTTGCAATTCTAGAAAAATATGCTAGCAACACTGTTATACCTTATAAATATGACGATTTATACCAAATGGAGGACTACTTCAAAAAACACTTATAACGGTTATCAAAACACAAGTTTAAGTCACTTTTCATAAGTGACTTTTTTTATATCATAAAAAATTAATACCTTTTATTAAAATGTATTGTAAAAAAATGTATATTTGACATATGTATAGCAAAGAACTCACTAAAGGAACATTACAACCTATCATTTTAAAGCTACTAAGTCAGCATGATAAAATGTATGGTTACGAGATTACCCAAAAAGTTAAAGACCTGACTAAAGGCAAAATAGACATCTCAGAAGGTGCTTTATACCCTATTTTACACAAGTTAGAAAGCAATAATATTCTCGAGACCGAAAAAGTTTATATTGGCAAACGTGTTCGCAAATACTACTCGGTAACCAAATCTGGACAGCAAGTTATTATTGATCAAAGCCATCAGATTAACGATTTTATTAAAACCCTATCGCTAATATTTAACCCTAAACCAACCGTAAAATGAGACTATCAGATCAAAATATAGACTACATAACGACCAATTTAGAGTTATATGGTTTAAAAAATCAAGACTTAAAGGAAGACATCTTGGACCATATTTGCACTTATCTAGAAAATGAAGAACAGCTTAGTTTTGACGAGGCTTACAAAATAGCAATTCAGCAATTTGGAGGCTACTTATCCATTACCCAAATACAACAAGAAACCAACGCACAACTGTATTTTAAATCAGCAAAAAACAGAAACAGAGTCCTTATTATTTTAGAGTTTATTACTGCGTTTATTATAATTACAGGAAGTTTATTTAAAATCATGCATTGGCCTTATGCAGGTATTTTAATTTTTTCTGGATTTCTATTTTTAATATGCATCACATTGCCTTTATATTTTTATAATAAGTATAAAGAACAAACACTTAAATATCAATCTTAATACGAACATTAAATCAATCAAAATGAAAAAATCAGTTTATGTTTTAGGCTTTTTAGCCTTATTTACACTTAGTACAGCATCATTATTCAAAATTATGCATTGGCCTTATGCAGGCATCCTAATATTTGTAGGCTTCTTGCTACTTAATTTTGGATTTTTACCAACATTATTTTATAAGCTGTACAAAAAAGACGCTATTAAAAATTAAATTATCGCTTTCGCGGAAATCAAAAACCACCTAAAACAGGTGGTTTTTTTGCATTATACACAACCCAACAACAATAGATATTAATAACCAATACGTTATAGTTCAAAAAAAAACACAGGATTTTGCTAGTTAATAAAAAAGTGTAGTTTTGTTACACGTATAAAATCCCTAACTAAAATCGCTTTTACCAACAACGATTTTATGCCAAACGCTAACCAATTATTTAAACCATAATCGCTTAATTAATCTAAATGAAATCACTTCTCAGTTTTCTAATTTTCACTGTATGTATCTCTTTCAGCTATTCACAATGTAACAACAAAGTACTATTTATTGTGGACGATTCAGGCTCTGTTTCTTTTTCAGAACGTCAAGACATGGAAGCCTCAATTCAGCAATTATCTAATCAAATATTTAGTCAAAATCCATTAGCCGAAATTGGTTTAGTGCAATACGGACAACCTAATGCCTCATCAACCTCTCAACCAAGTTACTACCTATCCTACCCTTTTACAGTAAATCCAACCATCAGTATTCCTGATAATCCTGGAGGTAATAATTTAATACAAGATGTATTACCAAACTCGATAAACACCATGATTAATGATGGCTTATTTACCACTGGTGGTGCTTTTGAAAATACTACATCTATATTTATATTTACGGATGCACTAATTGATTCGGGTTGCTCTTCAGTATTAACAAACTGTAGTAGTTGTAACGTTCCAGCCTTGTCTTGTGGATATACTTATCTAACAGACTTAAGTAACAGTTTAGGTGGTATACCAATATCTACCTATCGTGTAATTAGTAGTTTTAATCCAGGAACTGCAGATGGTATTCAACAAGGAGCAGGTGTTTTGATAGAAGGTTCAAACTTTCAGTTAAACAGTACGCAAATTGATTTACTAACAGACAGTTTAATATGTATTGATGCAGATTACGATGTCTTTAATACCTGTATTGGAGACACTACTCAATTTACATTAACAACATCAGATCCAATTACCTCAGCATTATGGGATTTTGGTGATGGTAGCCCAACATCGTCAGATTTAAACCCAACGCATACCTTTCCTGCACTTGGAGACTACGTTATAACCTTAACGTTAACTAGTAATGGCGAGGTTGTTACAACCACTAACACCATAACAATAAGCGACATACCAGTTGCTAACCCAATACCAGATTACATTCTTTGTGACGATTTGTCTAATGACCAAATAGAACAGTTTGACTTAACCACAAGAGATGCCTTTATATTAGGATCGCAATCTGCAGCAGACTTTACAATTAGCTATTTTGCAAATTTTACAGATGCAGACAACAATCAAAACGCATTAAGCACCAATTACTTTAACACCTCAAATAACCAGGATATATTTGCAAGAATTTACAATACAAATAATCCAGATTGTTATAGCATTACAGACTTTAAGCTAATTGTGGATGCACAACCTATTGCTAATCCAGTGTCTGATTTTATAGTTTGTGACGACGACACTAACGATGGTATTGCAACTTTTGATTTATCAAACATAGATAATGAGGTGTTAGCAGGACAATCTGCAACGACCTTTACTGTCGTTTACTATTTAACCAATGTAGACGCTATTGGTGATAATAATCCTTTACCAAATAATTATACAACCACATCAGCCAATCAAATAATTTACGCTAAGGTATTTAACACTAGTAATACAGATTGTTTTGCAATAACTACCGTAAATCTTATTGTAGATGTTAAACCTGTTGCTAATCCAGTACCAGATTTTATTAATTGCGAAAACGACCCAAGTCTAATCAATTTAAATCAGTTTAATACTACAGTACTTGGCACACAAAATAGTACAGACTTAGTGGTAACTTATCACACCTCAGAAGCTGATGCAATTGCAGGACTAAACGCCTTATCAAACAATTACCAATTAGACCAAACCACTACACTATATATTAAAGTAGAAAACACAATTGGTATTGGCTGTTACGACATTACAACAGTAAACCTATCCATTTTTGAATTCCCTTTTTTAGACGCTAAAACTATCGAAGACTGTCTACCAAATAATTACAATATTAATGCAGATATTGGAGTCACCAATGCGACGTATTTATGGGATTCTGGTGAGACTACAGCAGCAATAAATGTTAATAGCTTTGGCGAATATAATGTACAAATCACCATTGGTAATTGTACAAAAAACCAAACCATCACGTTTGTAAAAGCTAATAACTGTAACATACCACAAGGGATATCTCCTAATGACGATACACTTAACGACTTTTTTGACATAAGCTACCTAGAAGTAGACAACATCATAATTTATAACAGATACGGAACCGAAGTGTACAGTAAAGCCAATTACGCTAAAGAGTGGAATGGACAGTCTAACGCTGGACAAGAGCTGCCAACCGGAACGTATTACTACGTTATAAAAACCAAAACAGACCCTAAGCCATTAACTGGTTGGGTATATTTAGCTAGATAACATAACGCTTTCGCGGAAATTAAACACCACTTTTTAAAGTGGTGTTTTTTATGCTTTTATATTAACATTACGGTTTACCGTAAAATAAAACCAGAGGTTAGCTGTAATTTAGCATAATTAGACCAAAAAATTATAAACCCAAGTATAACCAAACAACAATTTAAATGAAAAAAATTATTTTATCGCTTTCAATCCTTGCATTATTCTCATCATGTAGATCAAGTTTACACTCTGGAGGATATAACCAACTAAACCAAACGCAAACGGTTTTAACAAGCAATAACTTTACAGTATTAGGTAGCTTTACAGGAAGTGCAACCACAAAAATTGTAACAGGTAACATTACCAATAAAGAAGGGATCATCTCTCAAGCAAAAGCAAAATTACTAGAAAACGCTAAAGCTGCAGGAGTAAGCTTAACTGGAAGCAGAACTTTAGTAAATGTATCTATAGATATTATTGAAACTAAAAAAAGAATTAACGCTACAATGTCTGCCGAAATTATCGAATTTAGATAAAACCTGAAATTGTTTTATAACACCAAACCACCTTTTCAAGGTGGTTTTTTTATGCTTTAGTTTTAATTTATGGTTTACCGTAAAAATAATGTGACAAGTATTGTAACTTAGCTTTTGACAAATAAATTTACGTAGTAATAGGTATAGATTAATTAAACTAAAAGAACTACATTGGACTACCGAATGATTTTAAACATTAAAATGCACAACTATTAATTAGTAAAATAACCACACAATCGCTTCAATAAAAAAACATCCCAAAGCATAACCAATTATGAAAAAAACACTTCAAATTTTATTAGTAACCTTAATTTTTTCTACAACCATTTATGGTCAATCTACTGAAAGATTCATTCGTATTATCGGAAACGCAAAAAAAGAACTAACCGCTAATAAAGCCAAAGTACAATTAACGATTACCGAACAAAAAGCAACTAAATACAAAGAGGACTCAAAGGACATTGCTTTTGAAGACGTATATAATACTGCTATTGTAGAGCTTTCAAAATACGGAATCGCAGAAAGTGACCTAGAAGTAATCATTCAAAGTAAAACCTACTCTAGAGCAACCAGTAAAAGTTATTATTTTACAACAGACATTAACACTCTAGAAGATATCGCAAACATAACAATAGATGGTGCAAAAATAACTGACATTAAATACTTATATGATACTTCTGATGAAGACCTAGAAACAGAATTAAGCCTACTAGCTATTAATGATGCTAAGCGAAAAGCAAAAACAATTGGTGACGAGATAAATATGACCATTGGAAAAATTCTTAATATCGAAGTCAAGGAATCTTCCTTTGGAACCGATACTGTAGAAAGCAAGAAAAACGAAATCACAAAATCGTACAGAATAGCAATCACCTTTAAACTTGTTGATTAAATGAAGTTATATATACTAATTCTTTGGTTTATAACTTTTGCCAATTACAGTCAAGCGCAAAGTATAACCTTACGTATTTTAGGGCAATCCAACTATACTGAATATGCTGAAAGCAACGTAGTGTTACTCTCGGTTAAACAGGATAATATCACAAAAATAGAAGCTTTAAAAGACTCGCTAATAGCAAACGGATTGGACAACCCAGTCGTTAAAGTGGCCACGTCAAAAAACCAACAAATATCCCATTACAAGTTTGAAAATCAAGACCTAAATACATTTGACAACGTATTGGTTTGGTGTAGTGCATTGCAAATTAATGTTTACAAAGTCTATTTTAAAATGCCAGAACACCAATTTAAAAACGAGGATGACCATGCTGTTTTGGCACTAAAAAATGCCAACACACAAGCAAAAATATTAGCCAATCATTTAGGATACAAAATTGAAACTATTCTAAATATTGATGACGAAACCACCTATGCAAACCCAATATATGACACCATTGATTTTGATAGTAGTAAAGGACAAAGGATGTTAAAGTTTCTTGAGTTATTAAGTAACAGAGACGTAACCTATGACACTAAAAGTAATAGTCCATCAAAATCTGGAGGCTATAATATATGGGTAACATACAGACTAACAAAAACATAACAACCATTTACAACTAATTATTTATGCTTTTATTTTTAGTTTACGGTTTACCGTAAATTATAATGAAACAAGTAATATAACTTAGCTTTTGACAAATAAATTTACGTAGTTCTACGTATATAATTGTTCTAAAAAATAACCTAGTTTTACAGACATTAAAAAAATAAAAGGATAACAAATAGGGATAAACTCCTTTGGGAGTTTATTTGATTGTTGGCAGTAAGTGAAGAGAACTACTAGAAATCAAAAAAAAAATTAGAAAAATAATGTTAGACCAATCCTTTTCAAGTAGTAATTTTAATAAAATATTTTTAAAAGAAAACAGAAAAGGTAATTTTGATAAATCTCACTTTACTCAAGAATATTTAGATAAACATCAAGCATTTAAAAGTACAATAGGCGAAAAATTAAGTCTAAAGAAAACTAAAACACTTACTAAAGAGGAATTAGATGAATTTGCTGAAAGATTAGAGAATATTAATACTGAAAAAGAAGAAATTAGATTATCAATCTTTGAAAATTATTCTAATGTAATTAACAACCAAATTACTCCTTTTCAATTCAAAATACTATATAATTCAACAAAAGAAGTTTATACTGTTGAAAACGATGCTGCTTCATACTATGCAGTAAAACAACTCCAACGAAATATTTACAAGACTTTTAAAGTTATACAAGCGGATAGAAATAGAATTATAAAACAAATTTTTAATATTGCTTCCGATGGGTTTCCTAAAATTATTATAAAAACTGATATAAAATCTTTTTACGAATCTATTCCTCAAGATAAACTTTTTGAGAAAATAGAGAATAATACTTTGCTTTCTCCATTTTCTCAAAAATTGATAAAAAGGCTTTTTTATGAATTTGAAGATAAAAAAGATAAAACTAAAATACCTCCCAAAAAAGGTGTGCCAAGAGGAATTGGTATTAGCGCATATTTATCTGAATTATATATGCGAGATATAGATAATGAGATTAAAGCATTAGAAGATGTAATTTATTACGCACGCTATGTTGATGATATAATTGTAATTATTTGCCCTAAAACAGAATCAACAAAAAGAGACTACTTATACGAAATAAAAAATATAATTTGCGTTAAAAACAATCTTACTCTTAAAGATGGTAGTGATGGAGAAGCTTCAAAAACAGAAATAATCGATTTACCCAAAAAAGGTAACTATAATAAATCATTTAACTACTTACGCTATTGTTTTAATTTAAAAAGAACTGAAACAACAGATAATAAATCAAACTTTCAATTACTTCTTGAAATTTCAGATAATAAAATTGAAAGGTATAACGAGAGATTAAAAAAATCAGTCACAAACTATAATCAAAATTCAAAATATAACGAAAAAGAAGCCAGAAATATTTTAATCGCGAGATTAAAATTCCTTACTGGAAACTTCCATCTTAACAATAATAAAAGAAATGTAAAGTCAGGCGTTTATTACTCTAATCAAATGCTAAAACTAAATAAGGTTACATATAATAGTTTAAAAGTATTAGACAGAAAACTATCTACAGCATTACGTGATTTAAATCCACCTCCTAAAATTGGAATTGATAAAATAAAATTGAAACTTTTCTTAATGCAGAAATATAGTTTCCAAAAAGGATTTAATAATAAAGAAAAAAACTTTTATTCTTTTAAACTAAACCCAAGAGAAACAAGTTTTTATTTTAAAAAATTCAAAAGAGCAACAAACAAGTTTGAAGTAATTAAATCTATTTGGAAGTAATGAGCAAAAAGAAAAAACATATAAAATACACCAAAGAGAGAGCTATTATTTCTGACGTACTACCATATGAGGTTCCTATTACATTTTCAAACAGATATTTGTATCGGTTCCTAGTCAATAATGAATTAGAATTTAAAAATAGTACAATTAAGTTTAAAACAAATTTTAAGGATGATTACTTTGATGCTTTTAAAATAATTTTAAAAATATTATTTTCTACAAATATTTCAAATCCGAATACTAGAAAAATTCCATTTACTTATAGAATTAGTCATAAAGAAAAAGACTTTAGAGAACTTGCATTAGTTCACCCAATTAATCAATTAGAATTGATAGAGTTTTACGAACATTATAAAGAATCCATTATTTACTCTTGTTCTTTAAGTAATTATAGTATACGAAAACCTGACAACGTAGCTAAGTTTACTTTCTTTAATGACAAACTTCATCAAACAAATAAAGGTGAAATTTCTGATTTTTTAGAACTAAGTGGGAAAGAATATGAAAACTTAAAAACTTTTTTTTCTTATAGCAAATACACTAACATCTATCAATTCTTCGAACATTATAGGTATCAAAGAGCAGAAAAGAAATTCAATCATTTATTTAAATTTGATATTTCTAAATGCTTTGACAGTATTTATACTCATTCAATTTCCTGGGCTGTATTAGGTTTAGATGTTGTAAAAGAAAACGTAAATAGTTCTAAAAACACCTTTACTGGAAAATTTGATAAATTTATACAATATTCGAATTACGGAGAAACCAATGGTATCTTGATAGGTCCAGAATTTTCTAGAATATTTGCCGAAATTATTTTACAAAAAATAGATATAACAATAGAGAAAAAATTAAATGAAAATAATTATTTACTTAAAGTAGACTATGAAATGTATCGTTATGTTGATGATTATTTCCTGTTCTGTGATGATAGTGTTTTAAAAGACGAAATATTAAAACTACTTAAACACGAATTAAAAAAATATAAATTATCAATTAATAATTCTAAAACAGAAGAATATAACAAACCAATTATAACTGAAATAACAATTGCTAAAAATAAAATTATTGATTTATTTTCTGAAAATCCTAAATTTAAAATAACGGAAATAGAAGAAAAGGAAGTAGACAAGAAAGATGAAGATGATGAAGTTTCTTTACTAAATCATAAATTTGAATTATCATTCAATCCCAATAAATTAGCAACACGTTACAAAATAATCATAAAAGAATCTCAAGTTGATTATAAAGATGTTTTAAATTATAGCTTAGCTCTTCTTTCGAGTAAAATTGAAAAAAACTTAATTTCTTTTGAAAAAATATATTTTAAATATCTTGAAGATAATGACGAAAAGGAGTTCTCTAAATCTGATTTGTTAAAACTTAGAAAAACGGAAAGTTTGTTTA contains:
- a CDS encoding SIMPL domain-containing protein (The SIMPL domain is named for its presence in mouse protein SIMPL (signalling molecule that associates with mouse pelle-like kinase). Bacterial member BP26, from Brucella, was shown to assemble into a channel-like structure, while YggE from E. coli has been associated with resistance to oxidative stress.); protein product: MKKTLQILLVTLIFSTTIYGQSTERFIRIIGNAKKELTANKAKVQLTITEQKATKYKEDSKDIAFEDVYNTAIVELSKYGIAESDLEVIIQSKTYSRATSKSYYFTTDINTLEDIANITIDGAKITDIKYLYDTSDEDLETELSLLAINDAKRKAKTIGDEINMTIGKILNIEVKESSFGTDTVESKKNEITKSYRIAITFKLVD
- the drt3b gene encoding antiviral reverse transcriptase Drt3b; translated protein: MSKKKKHIKYTKERAIISDVLPYEVPITFSNRYLYRFLVNNELEFKNSTIKFKTNFKDDYFDAFKIILKILFSTNISNPNTRKIPFTYRISHKEKDFRELALVHPINQLELIEFYEHYKESIIYSCSLSNYSIRKPDNVAKFTFFNDKLHQTNKGEISDFLELSGKEYENLKTFFSYSKYTNIYQFFEHYRYQRAEKKFNHLFKFDISKCFDSIYTHSISWAVLGLDVVKENVNSSKNTFTGKFDKFIQYSNYGETNGILIGPEFSRIFAEIILQKIDITIEKKLNENNYLLKVDYEMYRYVDDYFLFCDDSVLKDEILKLLKHELKKYKLSINNSKTEEYNKPIITEITIAKNKIIDLFSENPKFKITEIEEKEVDKKDEDDEVSLLNHKFELSFNPNKLATRYKIIIKESQVDYKDVLNYSLALLSSKIEKNLISFEKIYFKYLEDNDEKEFSKSDLLKLRKTESLFTSHIEGIIDFIFFIYSVSPRVNSTIKVSLILSKIILLFKEKNKTTKQYKISQNNRERVFKKILDESSFILKKNSLNEYAQVESLYLLTLLRDLGKEYRLPEEILIKFLNASEVNNSEKITIKNNTLNYFSIVVLFYYIGYSQKYKKVKEALITYTFKYIREYPNEKRGKSSEMAHLILDLLACPYLEFRIKTKLLIYYRDDKKISQIKKTISDSKKLLKFHKNHKYWFTKWERFNLAKELENKKSQEVYS
- the drt3a gene encoding antiviral reverse transcriptase Drt3a, coding for MLDQSFSSSNFNKIFLKENRKGNFDKSHFTQEYLDKHQAFKSTIGEKLSLKKTKTLTKEELDEFAERLENINTEKEEIRLSIFENYSNVINNQITPFQFKILYNSTKEVYTVENDAASYYAVKQLQRNIYKTFKVIQADRNRIIKQIFNIASDGFPKIIIKTDIKSFYESIPQDKLFEKIENNTLLSPFSQKLIKRLFYEFEDKKDKTKIPPKKGVPRGIGISAYLSELYMRDIDNEIKALEDVIYYARYVDDIIVIICPKTESTKRDYLYEIKNIICVKNNLTLKDGSDGEASKTEIIDLPKKGNYNKSFNYLRYCFNLKRTETTDNKSNFQLLLEISDNKIERYNERLKKSVTNYNQNSKYNEKEARNILIARLKFLTGNFHLNNNKRNVKSGVYYSNQMLKLNKVTYNSLKVLDRKLSTALRDLNPPPKIGIDKIKLKLFLMQKYSFQKGFNNKEKNFYSFKLNPRETSFYFKKFKRATNKFEVIKSIWK